In Anaerolineales bacterium, one DNA window encodes the following:
- a CDS encoding thiamine ABC transporter substrate-binding protein: MKNSLILLFSLCLLLSACAPASTRPATLTVMTHDSFAISEEIVRSFEEANHAKVSFLQSGDAGSVLNQAILTKDAPLADVLFGVDNTFLSRALDADIFEAHRSPALNDVPSEFVIDKTYRALPVDYGDVCINYDKKYFADNHLSIPHSFEDLAKPEYKDLLVVENPATSSPGLAFMLATRAYFGDGFLEYWQSLKENGVVVVDGWETAYYTNFSASSGRGPQPMVVSYASSPAAEVFFAAEPLTESPTGSIVASGMCFRQIEFVGVLKNGKNRELAEKFVDFILGKPFQEDMPLNMFVYPVNKTAQLPDVFVQHAQVADQPALLPFDEIAANRDPWIEAWTEVMK; the protein is encoded by the coding sequence ATGAAAAATTCACTCATTTTACTTTTCAGCCTGTGTCTTTTGCTTTCCGCCTGTGCACCCGCATCAACCCGGCCCGCGACCCTGACTGTGATGACTCACGACTCCTTTGCCATCAGCGAGGAGATTGTGAGATCGTTTGAAGAAGCGAATCATGCAAAGGTTTCGTTCCTGCAAAGCGGCGACGCAGGTTCCGTGCTCAATCAGGCCATCCTTACAAAAGATGCGCCGCTCGCGGACGTGCTTTTTGGCGTGGACAACACCTTCCTCTCCCGCGCATTGGATGCCGATATTTTCGAAGCCCATCGATCCCCCGCCTTAAATGATGTTCCCTCTGAATTCGTTATTGATAAAACCTATCGCGCCCTGCCCGTGGACTATGGGGATGTGTGCATCAACTACGACAAAAAATATTTTGCAGATAATCATTTGTCCATACCGCACTCCTTTGAAGATTTGGCAAAGCCCGAATACAAAGATCTGCTCGTGGTGGAAAATCCCGCCACATCATCGCCCGGTCTGGCATTTATGCTTGCCACACGTGCCTACTTCGGTGACGGATTTCTCGAGTATTGGCAAAGCTTGAAAGAAAATGGTGTTGTGGTTGTGGACGGCTGGGAGACGGCCTACTACACCAACTTCTCGGCCTCTTCCGGCAGAGGACCCCAGCCCATGGTCGTTTCGTACGCATCCAGCCCGGCTGCGGAAGTATTCTTCGCCGCCGAGCCGTTGACCGAATCCCCAACGGGTTCCATCGTTGCCTCGGGCATGTGCTTCCGCCAGATCGAATTTGTCGGCGTTCTCAAAAACGGAAAAAATCGCGAACTCGCCGAAAAATTTGTGGACTTTATACTGGGCAAACCATTCCAGGAGGATATGCCGTTGAATATGTTTGTCTATCCTGTCAACAAAACCGCTCAACTGCCTGATGTGTTCGTTCAACACGCACAAGTCGCTGACCAACCCGCGTTGCTCCCCTTTGATGAAATCGCCGCCAACCGCGACCCGTGGATTGAAGCGTGGACAGAAGTAATGAAGTAG
- a CDS encoding iron ABC transporter permease — MDRSNEVGEDVNGYPGRQVDMDSKIINVLHNAITRIRVCLSALLLPTNSRFVLWLAPISFLAVFFFYPLVKILTLTFDLSTLAEPTNLRITYHALRFTLYQATLSTILTFILGLPSAVLFSRFDFRGKSILRALTAVPFMLPTVVVAAAFNSFLGSRGLFSFLFPLSSEFTTSPSFHFLLILTAHVFYNTTIIIRIVGNALSRLDPKLEQSARVLGADSFQAWRHVILPLLRPSLFAAALLVFMFDFTSFGVILLLGGSNFSTLEVEIYIRVLKLPDLNLAALLSVIQLAFTLIFSVLYTRIINRVNTQTAPRFSTARPAKTIREKIFVVTLRLLLSAFFLFPLVSLPIRSFARLEADRGQRAEIQYGLTTDYYRELFINRRGSLFYVPPVQAALNSLGYAGITVLLSLALGYPAAYALAKPARLEKFLDPFIMLPLGSSAVMLGLGFILSFGRALASPFFVPIAHSLIALPFVIRTLQPALASIPEQLRQAASMLGASPFRVWQTVDFPILSRATLSAATFAFTVSLGEFGATLLITRPEYPTIPIAIQRFLSQPGGLNYGQAMAMATVLMVLTTLAILFIEKLRLSSSGEF; from the coding sequence GTGGACAGAAGTAATGAAGTAGGCGAGGATGTAAATGGGTATCCAGGCAGACAGGTAGATATGGACTCAAAAATAATCAATGTTCTTCACAACGCGATTACGAGGATTCGTGTCTGTCTGTCTGCATTGTTACTCCCCACGAATTCCCGCTTCGTTCTCTGGCTTGCCCCGATTTCATTTCTTGCGGTTTTCTTCTTTTACCCCCTTGTAAAAATCCTCACCCTTACCTTCGATCTTTCCACCCTTGCCGAACCAACCAACTTGCGCATCACATACCACGCATTAAGATTTACCCTCTATCAAGCCACTCTCTCCACAATCTTAACCTTCATCCTCGGGCTGCCGTCTGCGGTCCTGTTTTCCCGCTTTGATTTTCGCGGCAAATCAATCCTGCGCGCCCTGACAGCCGTTCCCTTCATGCTCCCAACCGTGGTAGTCGCCGCTGCCTTCAACTCATTCCTTGGATCACGCGGTCTATTTTCTTTCCTCTTTCCCCTTTCTTCCGAATTCACCACCTCCCCCAGTTTCCACTTTCTGCTTATCCTCACGGCTCATGTTTTCTACAATACCACCATCATTATTCGCATCGTCGGCAACGCCCTCTCCCGCCTTGATCCAAAACTGGAGCAATCCGCCCGCGTCCTTGGCGCGGATTCGTTCCAGGCGTGGCGGCATGTCATTCTGCCCTTGCTGCGTCCGTCGTTGTTCGCCGCTGCTCTGCTCGTCTTCATGTTCGACTTTACCAGTTTCGGCGTCATCCTTCTCCTGGGCGGTTCAAACTTCTCCACGCTGGAGGTGGAAATTTACATCCGCGTTTTGAAGCTCCCAGATCTCAACCTGGCAGCATTGCTTTCTGTCATTCAACTTGCTTTCACGTTGATCTTCTCGGTTCTGTACACCCGCATCATCAACCGGGTCAACACCCAGACCGCCCCGCGCTTTTCCACCGCCCGCCCTGCCAAAACCATCAGAGAAAAAATCTTTGTTGTAACACTCCGTCTTTTGCTTTCCGCCTTCTTCCTTTTCCCTCTCGTCTCGCTTCCCATTCGTTCCTTTGCCCGTCTCGAAGCGGATCGTGGTCAGCGTGCAGAAATTCAATACGGACTTACAACCGATTACTATAGGGAACTTTTTATCAATCGGCGCGGCTCGTTGTTTTACGTCCCGCCTGTGCAGGCCGCCCTGAACTCGCTTGGGTATGCAGGCATCACGGTTTTGCTTTCGCTCGCCCTTGGCTATCCCGCCGCCTATGCGCTTGCCAAACCTGCCAGGCTTGAGAAATTTCTAGACCCCTTCATCATGCTGCCCCTCGGCTCATCCGCTGTCATGCTTGGTCTTGGATTCATCCTCTCGTTTGGCCGCGCCCTTGCTTCGCCGTTCTTTGTGCCCATTGCGCACTCGCTCATTGCTTTGCCTTTTGTCATTCGGACATTACAGCCCGCACTTGCCTCCATCCCCGAACAGCTGCGCCAGGCAGCATCCATGCTGGGCGCATCGCCCTTCCGTGTTTGGCAGACTGTGGATTTTCCCATCCTCTCCCGCGCCACATTGAGCGCCGCCACGTTCGCTTTCACGGTTTCGCTTGGCGAGTTCGGCGCAACACTTCTTATCACCCGCCCCGAATATCCCACCATTCCGATTGCCATCCAACGCTTCCTCTCCCAGCCCGGCGGCCTCAATTATGGTCAGGCGATGGCAATGGCGACCGTGCTCATGGTTCTCACCACACTTGCCATATTGTTCATTGAAAAGCTGCGCCTGTCCAGTTCTGGAGAATTCTAA
- a CDS encoding ABC transporter ATP-binding protein, translating into MLELRDIVKSYQGKPLLRGISFTVAEGETICLLGASGSGKSTILRIISGLEFPESGHLLFNNIDLARTAPHLRDFGLVFQDYGLFPHLNVFENVAFGLKMRSLPTDTIQLRVAALLEQINLTGFEKRNVTDLSGGEQQRIALARALAPQPRLLMFDEPLGALDRAMKEDLLNELRMILHTTKIPAIYVTHDQEEAFTIADRILVLHEGVIVRAGTPDELWKNPESAVVAKFLGVGNVIEGEVISKDKVKTEFGVYSLICKHRHGAGEKVSVLIHAEEDGGDEIRLMVEDVIFKRDQFEVKGRGGLVIRMKDAPKIGDNIPIRVQVKCLT; encoded by the coding sequence ATGCTCGAACTCAGGGATATCGTAAAATCCTACCAGGGCAAACCGCTCCTGCGCGGCATCTCCTTCACTGTTGCAGAAGGGGAGACGATTTGTTTGCTTGGCGCGTCAGGCAGCGGCAAATCAACGATCTTGAGGATTATTTCCGGATTGGAGTTTCCTGAAAGTGGACATCTCCTCTTCAACAACATTGACCTTGCCCGCACAGCGCCTCATCTCCGCGACTTTGGCCTGGTCTTTCAAGACTATGGGCTTTTTCCTCACCTGAATGTTTTTGAAAACGTTGCCTTCGGCTTGAAGATGCGCAGCCTTCCAACAGATACCATCCAGCTGCGCGTAGCCGCTCTTCTGGAGCAAATCAATTTGACGGGGTTCGAGAAGCGCAACGTGACAGACCTCTCTGGCGGCGAGCAGCAGCGTATTGCATTGGCGCGCGCCCTTGCCCCCCAGCCCCGCCTGCTCATGTTTGATGAACCCCTCGGCGCGTTGGACAGAGCCATGAAGGAAGACCTGCTCAACGAATTGCGGATGATTCTGCATACAACAAAGATCCCTGCCATTTACGTCACGCACGATCAGGAGGAGGCCTTTACCATTGCGGATCGCATTTTGGTACTGCATGAAGGTGTAATTGTCCGCGCTGGAACACCTGATGAGCTTTGGAAGAATCCAGAGTCTGCAGTCGTGGCTAAATTCCTGGGGGTCGGGAATGTGATCGAGGGGGAGGTGATTTCAAAAGATAAAGTCAAAACGGAATTTGGTGTATATTCCTTGATTTGCAAGCACAGGCATGGAGCCGGTGAAAAGGTTTCCGTGTTGATACATGCCGAGGAGGATGGCGGGGATGAGATTCGACTCATGGTGGAGGATGTGATTTTTAAGCGGGACCAGTTTGAGGTCAAAGGAAGAGGCGGGCTTGTCATCCGCATGAAAGATGCGCCGAAGATCGGCGACAACATTCCAATACGGGTCCAGGTAAAATGCCTCACATGA
- a CDS encoding DUF402 domain-containing protein encodes MKVLKKNLADEVTWQYDGVVVSRDETSVTIEALFNRDDLPFQNVVLKRNDRFVETFYTDRWYNIFEIFDRDDGKLKGRYCNISKPAVIETDTVSYVDLALDLWISADGKQTLLDEDELEALDLDVALRKKAYEGLRELQARFK; translated from the coding sequence ATGAAAGTCTTGAAGAAAAATCTTGCGGATGAAGTGACGTGGCAGTATGATGGTGTGGTTGTGAGCCGCGATGAAACTTCTGTGACGATTGAAGCGTTATTCAATCGTGATGATCTGCCGTTTCAGAATGTCGTCTTGAAACGCAACGACCGCTTTGTGGAAACATTCTACACCGACAGGTGGTACAACATTTTTGAAATTTTCGACCGTGATGACGGGAAATTGAAGGGACGCTATTGCAATATCAGCAAGCCCGCTGTAATCGAGACCGATACAGTTTCTTATGTGGACCTTGCCCTGGATCTATGGATATCGGCGGATGGAAAACAAACCCTGCTGGATGAGGATGAACTGGAAGCCTTGGATTTGGATGTTGCGTTGCGGAAAAAAGCGTACGAAGGCCTGCGCGAATTGCAGGCAAGGTTTAAATGA
- a CDS encoding DUF4126 domain-containing protein encodes MDLLLGIFSAFGLSASAGLNAYIPLLVVGVIAHYFPKTLTLSQPFDLIANPWILILLGILVIIEMIADKVPAVNHINDVIQTIIRPVAGAIAFAASANVITDISPLLALACGLLMAGSVHAVKAAAVRPAITAATAGAGTTPASIAEDIIAFTTSILAIMLPIIMGVILVILLALLIWWWWRRTNTAQAA; translated from the coding sequence ATGGACCTCTTGCTCGGCATCTTTTCCGCCTTTGGGCTTTCCGCCAGCGCGGGACTCAACGCCTACATCCCGCTGCTTGTCGTTGGTGTCATCGCGCATTACTTCCCCAAAACCCTGACCCTCAGCCAGCCTTTTGACCTAATCGCCAACCCCTGGATCCTCATCCTGCTCGGCATTCTCGTCATCATCGAAATGATCGCGGATAAGGTTCCCGCTGTCAATCACATCAACGACGTTATCCAGACCATCATCCGCCCTGTTGCGGGAGCCATCGCCTTTGCCGCCAGCGCAAACGTCATCACCGATATAAGCCCTCTGCTTGCCCTGGCGTGCGGATTGCTCATGGCAGGAAGCGTACACGCAGTCAAGGCGGCGGCGGTACGCCCGGCGATCACAGCGGCAACGGCAGGTGCGGGCACAACACCTGCATCCATTGCAGAGGATATCATTGCCTTCACCACGTCCATTCTGGCCATCATGCTTCCCATCATCATGGGTGTCATCCTCGTTATCCTGCTTGCCCTGCTGATCTGGTGGTGGTGGCGACGCACGAACACGGCGCAAGCCGCCTGA
- a CDS encoding DUF2085 domain-containing protein: protein MSLFQTIIKWFVPIAAIIAFGTWMYISPEGALGKLDAIGYAVCHRIDERSFQIDDRQLPLCARCTGEFYTAGVALIFQAFVSKKRSKLPSRGLIAVLVLFFAAFGIDGTNSYIYLLKQTSQGALDQVPNLYVPNNILRLFTGSGMGIALAAVLYPVVNQTLWREMDDRPALEWKLLGFLTAIIAAINLLILTDSPIILYPIAYMSALGTLSLLVLVFTILWIIIMKQDNAFDHPRQLWLPLASGLTLALILILGIDLLRLQFTGTWGGFPGL from the coding sequence ATGTCACTATTTCAAACCATCATCAAATGGTTCGTGCCGATTGCCGCAATCATCGCTTTTGGCACATGGATGTACATTTCACCGGAAGGCGCACTCGGCAAACTGGACGCCATCGGCTATGCCGTCTGTCACCGCATTGACGAACGCTCCTTTCAGATTGATGACCGCCAGCTTCCCTTGTGCGCACGCTGCACAGGCGAATTCTATACGGCTGGCGTTGCACTAATTTTTCAAGCCTTTGTCAGCAAAAAACGGAGCAAACTCCCCTCGCGCGGACTGATTGCCGTGCTTGTCCTGTTCTTCGCCGCCTTCGGCATAGACGGAACCAATTCCTACATCTACCTGCTCAAACAAACCTCCCAGGGTGCGCTTGACCAGGTCCCCAATCTTTATGTTCCCAACAACATACTGCGCCTTTTTACCGGAAGCGGCATGGGCATTGCGCTTGCGGCGGTTTTGTATCCGGTTGTCAACCAGACCCTCTGGCGTGAAATGGATGACCGTCCTGCGCTCGAATGGAAATTGCTCGGCTTCCTGACCGCGATCATAGCAGCCATCAACCTGCTCATCCTGACCGACAGTCCCATCATCCTGTACCCCATCGCATACATGAGTGCGCTTGGCACATTGTCCCTACTCGTTCTGGTATTCACCATATTGTGGATTATCATCATGAAACAGGACAATGCCTTCGACCACCCGCGTCAACTCTGGCTCCCGCTCGCTTCAGGCTTGACCCTGGCCCTGATCCTCATCCTCGGCATTGACCTGCTCCGGCTGCAATTCACCGGTACGTGGGGCGGCTTTCCCGGCCTGTGA